In Marinitoga hydrogenitolerans DSM 16785, the DNA window TAGGTTAATAAATAATCCGGTAAATATTTCTGATATTCTTTATTTTTAAATACTGCTTCTCCGTAATTATATGCTATATGTGACTTTGTTATTACTCCATGTTGAAATTCTCCAACAACAACCCTTTCATCTTTTAATAATCTTATTAAAAAATTTTCACCACCATAACTTGCTGTATTCAAAAAAACTATCTTAGGTTTTATTTTATTTATTAATTTTTTATAGTAATATTCATAATATGGCAGTTTTTTCATGGTCTTTATTATTTTATTTTTTACTTTTCCTATATAATTATCATTTAATTCGAAATGCTGTTTTATATATTTAAGAAAGGATTCTATAATCTTTAAATCTTTAGAATCTATTTTATTTATTAATATTTTACTTTTTAATACTGTCATAATCTTTATATAATCTCTATAATATACATTTTTAAATGCTCTCGGATAAAAATATTTATATCCATATGAATCTTCCAACATAGTAGTTTCTTTCTCAAATAGAAAATTATAATAGTCATAAATTCTATTAAAATATTTTTTTTCTTTTGTTATAAAATTGACAATTGATGGACCAAACACTAGAATATATGACGGTTTAGAAAATAATAAAGGATTCTTCTTTGTTGTTAACCATATGTAAGTTAAATAATCTATTATACTTTTTTTTCTCTTTTGAGAATGAGCCTCTAATAATTTTTCATTCTCTTTCATTTTTTCTAAAAAAATATTATATCTAACCAATTGCCATAGGCTAACTTTATTTCTTATTGTAAAATTTAATAAATCATTCGTTTCTTTTTCTAATAATATATTAATATTCATACAAAATTCTCCTTATTTATACCATCTTTAATTTAAAAAAAACATTATTAATCTTATAATAGATATGTTATGAAATCTTTTAGAATTGCTTTTAAGAATGATTATAAATTACGTTGGGAGATTGAAAGAATTAATGGTATTATGGATATGTCTGGTATGTTAGAAATAGAAATTATTTAACTTTTGCTGGTATTACTGTTGTTTTATTCAATCTTATTGTTCTTTTTAATCTTTTTCATAATTTACCTTTAAAAAAGATTTCTAATTTTTTTAGCCTTTAGACT includes these proteins:
- a CDS encoding CDP-glycerol glycerophosphotransferase family protein, yielding MNINILLEKETNDLLNFTIRNKVSLWQLVRYNIFLEKMKENEKLLEAHSQKRKKSIIDYLTYIWLTTKKNPLLFSKPSYILVFGPSIVNFITKEKKYFNRIYDYYNFLFEKETTMLEDSYGYKYFYPRAFKNVYYRDYIKIMTVLKSKILINKIDSKDLKIIESFLKYIKQHFELNDNYIGKVKNKIIKTMKKLPYYEYYYKKLINKIKPKIVFLNTASYGGENFLIRLLKDERVVVGEFQHGVITKSHIAYNYGEAVFKNKEYQKYLPDYLLTYGDFWNENMRIPVKKITVGNPHFWYNYDKINNFKEELNKKKKRILIVSQGTLTNIYVKIAKELSKKISNDYEIIFKLHPGEVAFEERYKDLKSYDNIIIKKDGDIYELINISDYIVSIYSTTIFEAASLNKPVYVYKHPMSDAYIPEDIGERFRDTNELYEKIIENIKSKNEYNINYFWNKNWKNNYIQFIETYIR